From the genome of Lineus longissimus chromosome 8, tnLinLong1.2, whole genome shotgun sequence, one region includes:
- the LOC135492951 gene encoding uncharacterized protein LOC135492951 — protein sequence MPQKNIDNDLDAQVIRAETAYADLIAENNLPLSLADKLNQVNKAAFPDSKIAQRYMAGRDKTTAIVKFLGRDEAMGVADEIRRGPFSIATDGSNDVKEKQYPMVVFTSSLKDGVKQRLLGIPCLPLQDKSTGKNIGGLVVTEVNKHNVPWAHCISFGSDNAPVMVGKVNGAIATIRKEQPKIYLSGCPCHLMAIGAKKAAAALPFTPVGIEDALVETYYYFDKSSTRLGELEKWQQFYEVEHMTILKHISVRWLSVGMCLKRVLENWDALKQLFREASESLPEDQDCRERRLFKFYRSPTNKLLCLFLVHTMKIFDNANKRLQQQAPLIHELRQDLNKLVRDLLLRYKMPEAIRHVAIENMNVTTELGQRQDADLFIGEEARNFIADKDNNGLRGHRIKDFFSGVRKFFIAACSYLKEKLPLQEPLLKHAEVADTKKRINGAQAADLGYFLDTFPALIPEGVSRETVELEFAEYQSETEIPVAEGIDDIDKKWVQIGKMEDGGGVPMFKNLAHVILGQQDLKLTSKSKMTPISHQLHYEHKPPTPFTTELEKIATISPNTKINVQVVILGENPKCETKTVASGPIRMQTKYVADDTGITNLSTWDKNIDQLQVNNTYRLENVSVKFFEKEKHLSTTPQTTITNIPPLTNYVKLETATIQAEIVAIQITTKYQCISCSHLNAFISNTGTRCRCDHCGNQQLALKAKKIFQGDGTFQTQTQETYKLAFRSDTLDEILDAIKASTVSSTSEHDEMPSAEHIESFLLEYDDNFTVTYYPRTNIISTLTTSQ from the exons ATGCcccaaaaaaacattgataatgATTTGGATGCTCAGGTGATCAGGGCCGAGACTGCGTACGCTGATTTGATTGCAGAAAATAACTTGCCCCTGTCATTGGCCGACAAGTTGAACCAGGTTAATAAGGCTGCCTTCCCAGATTCTAAAATTGCACAAAGATACATGGCAGGACGTGACAAAACTACGGCAATTGTGAAATTCCTTGGTCGTGACGAGGCAATGGGCGTGGCTGATGAAATAAGGAGGGGGCCATTCTCCATTGCAACAGATGGAAGCAACGATGTCAAAGAGAAACAATATCCGATGGTTGTCTTCACCTCGAGTCTAAAGGATGGTGTCAAGCAGAGATTGTTGGGGATTCCCTGCCTGCCATTGCAGGATAAGTCTACTG GCAAAAACATTGGTGGACTTGTCGTGACCGAGGTAAACAAGCATAACGTGCCATGGGCACATTGTATTTCCTTTGGCTCTGACAATGCTCCAGTCATGGTTGGCAAGGTCAATGGGGCGATTGCAACAATTCGCAAGGAGCAGCCAAAGATTTATCTGTCGGGATGCCCGTGTCACCTAATGGCCATTGGAGCAAAGAAGGCTGCTGCAGCACTGCCATTTACTCCGGTTGGAATTGAGGATGCGTTGGTGGAGACttactattatttcgacaaAAGCAGTACCCGCCTGGGGGAATTAGAAAAATGGCAGCAGTTTTACGAGGTTGAACACATGACAATATTGAAACACATCTCAGTCAGGTGGTTATCTGTAGGAATGTGCTTAAAGAGGGTACTTGAGAATTGGGATGCTCTCAAGCAGCTGTTCAGGGAAGCCAGTGAATCCCTCCCAGAAGACCAAGATTGCAGAGAACGCAGGCTTTTCAAGTTCTATCGATCACCTACAAACAAGCTTCTTTGCCTGTTCCTTGTCCACACCATGAAGATATTCGATAACGCAAACAAGCGTCTTCAGCAGCAAGCTCCCCTTATCCACGAGCTGAGACAAGATTTGAACAAGCTAGTGCGAGATTTGCTACTTAGATACAAGATGCCAGAAGCCATACGGCATGTAGCTATTGAAAACATGAACGTGACAACGGAACTGGGGCAGAGGCAAGATGCAGACCTCTTCATCGGGGAAGAAGCACGGAACTTCATTGCTGATAAAGACAATAATGGTCTCCGAGGCCATCGTATCAAAGACTTCTTCTCTGGTGTCCGCAAGTTCTTCATCGCTGCCTGCAGTTACCTGAAGGAAAAGCTACCCCTTCAGGAACCACTCCTAAAGCACGCTGAGGTTGCTGACACCAAAAAGAGGATAAATGGTGCACAAGCGGCTGACCTCGGATATTTCTTGGATACATTCCCAGCATTGATACCAGAAG GTGTCTCAAGAGAGACAGTGGAGCTTGAGTTCGCCGAGTATCAATCGGAGACCGAGATCCCAGTGGCTGAAGGCATTGATGACATAGACAAGAAATGGGTTCAAATCGGAAAGATGGAGGATGGAGGTGGTGTGCCGATGTTCAAGAACCTGGCCCATGTCATCTTGG GTCAACAAGATCTCAAACTCACATCCAAATCCAAAATGACTCCAATATCCCACCAGCTGCATTATGAGCACAAACCACCCACACCGTTTACAACAGAACTTGAAAAAATTGCCACCATTTCACCAAATACTAAAATCAATGTTCAAGTTGTCATTCTTGGTGAAAACCCAAAATGTGAAACTAAAACTGTCGCCTCTGGACCAATAAGAATGCAAACAAAGTATGTTGCTGATGACACTGGTATCACTAACCTGTCCACATGGGACAAAAATATTGATCAGCTTCAGGTCAATAACACTTACAGGTTGGAAAATGTGTCTGTCAAATTCTTTGAGAAAGAAAAGCACCTGTCAACTACACCACAAACCACTATCACTAACATTCCACCATTAACCAATTATGTCAAATTGGAAACTGCAACTATTCAGGCCGAAATTGTTGccatacaaataacaacaaaatatcaGTGTATATCATGCAGTCACCTAAATGCTTTCATCTCTAATACTGGCACAAGATGTCGTTGTGACCATTGTGGCAACCAGCAACTTGCACTTAAAGCCAAAAAAATCTTCCAGGGCGATGGCACATTTCAAACACAAACTCAGGAAACTTACAAACTTGCATTCAGATCTGATACTTTGGACGAAATTCTTGATGCTATCAAAGCATCCACAGTGTCATCCACATCAGAACATGATGAGATGCCGTCAGCTGAGCATATTGAGTCATTCCTTCTTGAATACGATGACAACTTCACCGTCACATACTATCCTAGAACGAATATAATCTCCACTCTCACAACCAGTCAATAA
- the LOC135492947 gene encoding uncharacterized protein K02A2.6-like, producing MYPQVFTGLGKLKNYKLKLHIDQNVKPVAQHRRIPFNRRAKVCDKLAELEGLDVIEPISGPTSWVNPLVVVEKPSGDIRLCLDMRRANEAIKREKHPVPTVDETLQEISGARVFCKLDLNMAFHQIELDESCRDITTFAGPNSLYRYKRLNFGMNMATEKFQCIIGQILKGCPGACNLHDDIRVVAEDYAQLYERVEVVIKRLHEHGLTLNFPKCNVGDSMVFMGHNMTSKGLKVSDAKVKAIVEAPKPKTKAELRSFLGLAQFCARFVVNFAIITSPLWDLTGSQVKWEWLPVHDKAFRDVKSKLTSSPVMAYFKQGARTRVVTDASPVGLGAILEQQQHDGSFKPVHYASRKLTHVESRYSQFEREALGVRWACEKFILFLLGATFEIRTDHKPLLRVLSPGSKPPSARIERWLLFMQQFHYTVKYIKGKDNYADVLSRLPIEDSGNVEVETKQTEEFARSVVTEAVPAAITPSVIEQESTNDATLQAIEECILTSDWSNLSQSPYHAVKDELWLYWRLVMRGDRIVIPEKLRDKMIRLAHEGHQGMVRTKARLRNKAWWPGIDKEVESFIRACHPCQLVGARAKPEPIKSTALPDGPWFDLAVDLLEVCNGEHLLVTTDYYSRWPEVVLLKKTDTGHVTRVMDAMFQTDGLPFSVRSDNGPPFNAAGFDAFLEYLGIEHKTSVPYWPQSNGNVERFNETLLKCIRIAKLEKKDWKKEVENFLFQYKNTPHVATGVSPAQALMGRELTLKPPEATIVET from the coding sequence ATGTATCCACAGGTTTTCACTGGCCTAGGGAAACTTAAGAATTACAAATTGAAATTGCATATAGACCAGAATGTCAAGCCTGTAGCCCAGCATCGACGGATCCCCTTCAATCGGAGGGCAAAAGTATGTGACAAGTTGGCTGAGTTGGAAGGCCTCGATGTGATTGAGCCAATATCTGGTCCTACCTCTTGGGTTAACCCCTTGGTGGTTGTCGAAAAGCCAAGTGGCGACATCAGGTTGTGTCTGGACATGAGAAGGGCCAATGAAGCCATTAAAAGAGAGAAGCACCCTGTACCTACGGTTGATGAGACGCTCCAAGAGATTTCTGGAGCAAGAGTTTTTTGTAAACTAGACTTAAACATGGCATTTCATCAGATTGAATTGGATGAAAGCTGTAGGGATATAACTACATTTGCTGGGCCCAATTCGTTGTATCGGTACAAACGCCTTAATTTTGGCATGAATATGGCGACTGAGAAATTCCAGTGTATCATCGGGCAAATTCTAAAGGGTTGTCCAGGGGCATGCAACCTGCACGATGACATCCGCGTGGTAGCTGAGGACTATGCCCAGCTATATGAGCGAGTGGAAGTGGTTATCAAGAGATTGCATGAACATGGACTCACCTTGAATTTCCCCAAGTGCAATGTGGGAGACAGTATGGTGTTCATGGGCCACAACATGACTTCAAAGGGTCTGAAGGTATCTGATGCCAAAGTGAAAGCTATTGTGGAGGCACCTAAGCCTAAAACCAAAGCAGAACTTAGGAGCTTTCTAGGCCTAGCACAGTTTTGTGCCAGATTTGTAGTGAATTTTGCTATCATCACAAGTCCTTTGTGGGACTTAACAGGGTCTCAGGTCAAATGGGAGTGGTTGCCTGTGCATGACAAAGCTTTCAGAGATGTAAAATCTAAGTTGACTTCAAGTCCAGTAATGGCTTACTTTAAGCAGGGTGCTAGGACCCGTGTAGTAACGGATGCATCACCAGTTGGTCTGGGTGCGATTTTAGAACAACAGCAGCATGATGGTAGTTTCAAGCCAGTGCATTATGCCAGTCGAAAGTTGACTCATGTGGAGTCTAGGTATTCTCAATTCGAGAGAGAGGCGCTTGGAGTCAGGTGGGCGTGCGAGAAGTTTATCTTATTTTTGTTAGGGGCCACGTTCGAAATCCGGACCGACCACAAGCCTTTGTTAAGGGTTCTCAGCCCAGGATCCAAGCCCCCCTCTGCTCGAATTGAACGATGGCTTTTATTCATGCAGCAATTTCACTACACGGTGAAATACATAAAAGGGAAAGACAATTATGCTGATGTGTTGAGTAGGCTGCCCATAGAGGACTCTGGCAACGTTGAGGTTGAAACTAAGCAGACTGAAGAATTTGCTCGTAGTGTGGTGACTGAAGCAGTGCCTGCTGCCATCACACCCAGTGTAATTGAGCAAGAATCTACAAATGATGCAACCCTACAGGCTATTGAAGAGTGTATTTTGACTAGTGATTGGTCTAATCTGAGTCAGTCACCTTACCATGCTGTAAAAGATGAGTTATGGTTGTACTGGCGTCTCGTAATGCGTGGGGACAGGATTGTCATTCCGGAGAAATTGAGAGACAAAATGATAAGGCTGGCACATGAAGGACACCAGGGCATGGTACGGACCAAAGCCCGGCTTAGAAATAAGGCTTGGTGGCCAGGGATCGATAAGGAAGTCGAGTCCTTTATCAGAGCCTGCCACCCGTGCCAATTGGTTGGAGCACGTGCCAAACCGGAACCAATAAAGTCCACCGCATTACCCGACGGACCGTGGTTTGATTTAGCAGTAGATTTGCTGGAAGTGTGCAATGGCGAGCATTTGCTCGTAACCACTGACTACTATTCCAGGTGGCCTGAGGTGGTTTTACTCAAAAAAACTGACACAGGTCATGTGACAAGGGTTATGGATGCAATGTTTCAAACGGATGGCCTCCCATTTTCTGTTAGAAGTGATAATGGACCTCCTTTTAACGCTGCAGGTTTCGATGCGTTTCTGGAGTACCTTGGAATTGAACACAAAACCAGCGTGCCATACTGGCCCCAAAGCAACGGCAACGTTGAACGGTTCAATGAAACCTTGCTAAAATGCATTAGAATTGCCAAACTTGAGAAGAAAGATTGGAAAAAGGAAGTAGAAAATTTCCTTTTCCAATATAAGAACACCCCCCATGTTGCTACTGGAGTATCCCCAGCCCAAGCACTGATGGGTAGAGAGttaacccttaaaccgccagaggcgacgatcgttgaaacatAG
- the LOC135492950 gene encoding arginine and glutamate-rich protein 1-like — translation MATPSPKRFIRFTPAIDILVLREIAAVNPHDNPTKWTKVVDNSNAAVALLRRDAKAFTERSLKERLATLLAAYIKEDMDSLKRSGTEEEYDEREQLLQEIRQLKNEAENVKKEKKADKAAKKEKEECQGEEICRKAMEGITKNPTPTKKAKFDVGDYLERKADIEERRLSLEEKKQEAEREERRGFMEALLKFCNK, via the exons ATGGCAACACCCAGCCCAAAACGTTTTATTCGCTTCACACCAGCAATAGACATCTTAGTTTTAAGAGAAATAGCTGCGGTAAACCCACACGACAATCCTACCAAATGGACTAAAGTTGTGGACAACAGCAATGCGGCTGTTGCCCTCCTTCGCCGTGACGCAAAGGCTTTCACAGAGAGGTCACTGAAGGAAAGACTAGCAACGCTTCTAGCTGCCTATATAAAAGAAGACATGGATTCCCTTAAGAG ATCAGGCACAGAGGAGGAGTATGATGAAAGGGAGCAGCTACTGCAGGAAATAAGGCAGTTGAAGAATGAGGCTGAGAATGTGAAAAAGGAGAAGAAGGCAGACAAGGCCgcaaaaaaggaaaaggaagagTGTCAAGGTGAAGAAATTTGTCGGAAGGCAATGGAGGGCATTACAA aaaatccaACACCAACGAAGAAAGCCAAGTTTGATGTGGGTGATTATTTGGAGAGGAAGGCGGACATTGAGGAAAGGAGGCTTTCCCTTGAGGAGAAGAAGCAAGAGGCTGAGAGGGAGGAGAGGAGGGGTTTCATGGAGGCCCTTCTCAAATTCTGTAACAAATAG
- the LOC135492949 gene encoding putative nuclease HARBI1: protein MTRRILELAELRRAMRRERVFRDRRNPLDIFGDAELVKRCRFSREGIMLITDIVAPDIEHPTRRNFALLPSQQVLIALQYYATGTFQYVVGDPLPVSPQTAWHAIHRVTDSLAEKIGDYVKFPDARNIAQIKDGFYRMRRVHFLGVIGCVDGTHVWMCSPHENDIDYINRKRYHSINVQVICDHKGKFINIVARWPGGAHDSRILRTSQVCDLMESGAIDGFILGDSGYPCRSWLMTPLLNPHTASERRYNSAHKRTRVLVEQTIGRWKRRFHTLHLESRLKNPEDTWKVIAATAVLHNIAVDRNEPQVDDVEPGRQQPDLEEYTV from the coding sequence ATGACGAGACGGAtcctggaacttgctgaattgcGTAGAGCAATGCGAAGAGAACGCGTTTTCCGTGATCGTCGAAACCCTTTGGACATTTTTGGTGATGCAGAACTTGTTAAGAGGTGTCGATTCTCGAGGGAGGGGATAATGTTGATAACGGACATTGTTGCCCCGGATATTGAACATCCTACAAGGAGAAACTTCGCCCTACTCCCTTCTCAGCAGGTGTTGATAGCACTTCAATATTATGCAACTGGCACCTTCCAATATGTTGTTGGGGATCCTCTACCAGTATCTCCGCAAACTGCTTGGCATGCTATTCATCGTGTGACTGATTCTCTCGCAGAGAAGATAGGTGACTATGTGAAATTCCCTGATGCACGAAATATAGCCCAAATCAAGGATGGATTCTATAGGATGAGACGTGTACACTTTCTAGGAGTGATAGGCTGCGTGGACGGAACTCATGTTTGGATGTGTTCTCCACATGAGAACGATATCGACTATATCAACAGAAAAAGATATCATTCAATTAATGTGCAAGTCATATGTGATCACAAGGGGAAATTCATCAACATCGTGGCAAGATGGCCTGGAGGTGCACACGATAGCAGAATATTGAGGACAAGTCAGGTTTGTGATCTCATGGAGAGTGGTGCTATTGATGGGTTCATCCTTGGTGATAGCGGATATCCGTGCCGAAGCTGGCTGATGACACCACTTCTGAATCCGCACACCGCTTCTGAGCGGCGTTACAATTCAGCTCATAAGCGTACTAGGGTTTTGGTTGAACAAACGATTGGCAGGTGGAAACGTAGGTTCCATACCTTACACCTTGAAAGTCGTTTGAAAAATCCAGAGGATACCTGGAAAGTAATTGCAGCAACAGCTGTGCTGCACAATATCGCAGTGGACAGAAACGAGCCTCAGGTTGATGATGTTGAACCTGGGCGTCAACAACCTGATCTGGAGGAATATACTGTGTAG